A region of the Chelatococcus sp. YT9 genome:
AAGAACACAGTCGATATGTTCGAGATACGATAACAGTCTGGCGCCTCGCGCCTCGCCATCCAGAAGGGGACCTGACATGTCGCTTACGAGAAGACATATTGTAAAACTTGCGACGGCCGGCGCAGCGGCAGGCCTTTTCCCTGCCGCAACCTTCGCGCAGGGCGCGAAGAAGACGCTCACGCTTGGCCTCTCCGCGCCCATCACAGGTAATCAGGCGCAATATGGCGAGGATATCAAACGGGGCGCGGAACTTGCGATCGCCGAACTCAACGCCAAAAACACTGTCCCGGAAACCACATTTCAGCTCGCCGTAGAAGATTCGAAGGGCGATCCGCAGGAAGCGGCCAATGTTGCGCAGAAATTCGCCGCGCGTGGCGACATCACGGCGGTGATCGGCGACTTCTCGAGCACCGCGTCGCTGGCGGCCGCGCCGATCTATCAGCGCGCCGGCATCATCATGATCACGCCGACCGCCTCGCATCCTGATATTACCAAGACAGGCAACTTCATCTTCCGGAATACGCCGATTGCCGCCACCGAGGCGGATGCCACAACGGACTGGGGCACCAAGGACCTCGGTTTCAAGAAAATCGCCATTGTCGGCCGCAACGATGACTATGGCCGCGTCTATGGCGAGTTGTTCAAGAAGCGCGCTGTCGCCAACGGTGCGACTGTCGTCGGCGAGGACTATATCAACGCCGAAACTCCGGATCTGAAACCAACGATCACAAGCCTGCGCGCCCGTCAGCCTGACTGCGTGCTGCTGGCACTGTTCCAGGTGGAGGCGGCGCTTCTTTTCCGGCAGTCTCGCGAGATGAACTTCCGCCCCACCTTCATGTCTGGTGCCGGGCTGTTCAATCCGCAGGTCATCAGCCTCGCGCGTGAAGCCGCGAATGGCCTCCTTCTCGTCTCGACCTATCATCCCGCGTCCGATCGCGCGGAGGTGAAGAGCTTTGTCGATCTCTTCAAATCCAAGTATTCGACTGTCCCGAGCAAGTTTTCGGCCCATGCCTTCGATGCAGTAAGCCTGATCGCGAATGCGGTGAAAACAGCGGGCTCGCCGAACACCACGCGGATCCGTGATGCGCTTGCCGCAACCAAGGATTTCGCCGGCGTCACGGGCGTGATCTCGATCGATCCCGACCGCGAGATCATCCTCGCCCTGCAACGCGTCATGGTGAAGAACGAGGAGTTCGTGCCCTGGGTGAAGTCCTGACCATGGCCGGGACAGAGCGTCCCGTCGCCATCGTGACAGGCGCGGCCCAAGGCATGGGCCGCGCCCACCTGGTGGGATTGAGCCGGGCGGGCTTCCGGGTCGCATGCGTGGATCACGCCGCCGATGCGCTCAAGGCTGTTGTCGCGAACTTGGGCGCGGAGGCTCCGGATCTTCTCTGCGCCCAGGCCGACGTGACGTCGGAGGCGGCGATTGCTGAAAGCTTCTCCCGCCTCATCGAGGAAGCCGGACGCTGCGACGTGCTCGTCAACAATGCCGGCGGCGCCACGACGGGAAAGGGCCTTGCGGACATGACACTTGGCGAGTTCGAGGCGGAACTCCGCCTCAATCTCACCAGCCAGTTCCTCTGTATTCGCGCCGTGCTGCCAGCCATGAAACGGCAAGGCGCCGGCAGCATCATCAATATCGCCTCGACATCCGTCTTCAGCGGCATCACGGCCGCGCTTCACCGGTCGTCGTCGTCGGCCAATCTCGTCGGCTATGTCGCGGCCAAGGGAGGCGTCGTCGGCCTGACGCGGGCACTGGCGCGGGAGCTCGGACCGACAGGGATCCGCGTCAATGCGGTGGCCCCCGGTTTCACACCGACACCACGCGTCAAGGCGGCATTCCCCGCGGAGGCGGTTGCGCGGATGGTCAGCGACCAGGCCTTCGCGCGTGTGCAGGAGCCCGATGACGCAACGGGCGCCGTCGTTTTCCTCGCCTCGTCCGCATCACGTTTCGTGACGGGCCAGGTCATCCGCGTCGATGGCGGAGGGAGCATGGGATGAAGGGACTATTGGACGACAAGACGATCATCATCACGGGCGCGGGCTCGAATGTCGGCCGCGCCGCCGAGCAGCTGTTCCTCGCGCACGGCGCGCGCCTCGCCCTGGTTGATCGCGATATAAGCCGCGTCAGCACGACATCGGACGCACCTCCGGACAATCGTCTCGTCATCGCAGCCGATTTGACGGATGCCGCCGCCAATGAGCGTGTGGTCGGGCAGGTCGTCGCGCATTTCGGCCGGATCGACGGCCTTTGCAATACGTTCGGGATCGACCCGCCCATGGCAAAGGGCACCCTCGACACGAGTGAAGCGGACTGGAACAGGATCATCGCGGTCAATCTCACAGCCGTATTCCTGGCCTGCCGCGCCGTGTTGCCAGCCATGCGCGCCGGCGGAGGCGGAAGCATCGTCAACATCGGCTCGCAGGGCTCGTTGCTGACGCTGCCGGGCATGACCGCCTATGGCGTTTCAAAGGCCGGCGTTCTGCAGCTCACGCGTCAGATTGCCTCCGACCACGGCGCCGACGGCATCCGCGCCAATTGCATCTGCCCCAGTGGCTTGGAGCAGCCCTCCGCCGACCGTCTCCAGATCCTCACGGATGAGCAGTTGGCGCGCCGCGCGGATGCGATGAAGCGGCTCTCACCCCTCGGGCGCGTGTGCACACCGGATGACGTTGCCAAGGCCATGCTGTTCTTCGTCAGCGATCTCTCATCCTTTACGACCGCCGCGGCGCTCCCGGTGGAAGGTGGCGGCACCGCCGTCATCCGTTTCTAGGCGCTCCACTCCGGCGGGGTCGGAGCGGGGCTCCAGGATATTGTTTTGACGCATGATCTTCCGAGAGGCCGAACCGCATTTCGGGATCATGCCGCAGCACCGGGAAGGCGTCACCATGCGTTGGGGACTGATAGGTGCGGGCGCCCATGCCCTGCAGAAAATCGCGCCTGCGTTGGAAAGTGCAAAAGGCGCGAGCCTGAGGGGCGCGCTTGGCAGCTCGCCTGAGAAATCCGCGCGTTTTGCGGCCGAAGCCGGCGGCATCGCTTATCCCTCGCTGGAGGCGATGCTGGGAGATGGCGAGATCGATGCCGTCTTCATCGCTACCCCCAACGACCAGCACCGCGAACAAACCGAGAAGGCAGCCGCGGCAGGCAAGCATGTTCTCGTCGAGAAGCCGATGGCGCTAACCGAAAGTGACTGCCAGGCGATGATTTCTGCTTGCGAACGGGGCGGTGTCGCGCTCGGCATCGGCTTTCAGCAACGCCATGCACCGGTGCATCGTGCCTTGCGCGAACTCATCG
Encoded here:
- a CDS encoding ABC transporter substrate-binding protein encodes the protein MSLTRRHIVKLATAGAAAGLFPAATFAQGAKKTLTLGLSAPITGNQAQYGEDIKRGAELAIAELNAKNTVPETTFQLAVEDSKGDPQEAANVAQKFAARGDITAVIGDFSSTASLAAAPIYQRAGIIMITPTASHPDITKTGNFIFRNTPIAATEADATTDWGTKDLGFKKIAIVGRNDDYGRVYGELFKKRAVANGATVVGEDYINAETPDLKPTITSLRARQPDCVLLALFQVEAALLFRQSREMNFRPTFMSGAGLFNPQVISLAREAANGLLLVSTYHPASDRAEVKSFVDLFKSKYSTVPSKFSAHAFDAVSLIANAVKTAGSPNTTRIRDALAATKDFAGVTGVISIDPDREIILALQRVMVKNEEFVPWVKS
- a CDS encoding SDR family NAD(P)-dependent oxidoreductase — its product is MAGTERPVAIVTGAAQGMGRAHLVGLSRAGFRVACVDHAADALKAVVANLGAEAPDLLCAQADVTSEAAIAESFSRLIEEAGRCDVLVNNAGGATTGKGLADMTLGEFEAELRLNLTSQFLCIRAVLPAMKRQGAGSIINIASTSVFSGITAALHRSSSSANLVGYVAAKGGVVGLTRALARELGPTGIRVNAVAPGFTPTPRVKAAFPAEAVARMVSDQAFARVQEPDDATGAVVFLASSASRFVTGQVIRVDGGGSMG
- a CDS encoding SDR family oxidoreductase, translated to MKGLLDDKTIIITGAGSNVGRAAEQLFLAHGARLALVDRDISRVSTTSDAPPDNRLVIAADLTDAAANERVVGQVVAHFGRIDGLCNTFGIDPPMAKGTLDTSEADWNRIIAVNLTAVFLACRAVLPAMRAGGGGSIVNIGSQGSLLTLPGMTAYGVSKAGVLQLTRQIASDHGADGIRANCICPSGLEQPSADRLQILTDEQLARRADAMKRLSPLGRVCTPDDVAKAMLFFVSDLSSFTTAAALPVEGGGTAVIRF